The Saccharomycodes ludwigii strain NBRC 1722 chromosome II, whole genome shotgun sequence genome window below encodes:
- a CDS encoding uncharacterized protein (similar to Saccharomyces cerevisiae YGL194C-A | putative protein of unknown function), giving the protein MSSDYVLIDYPYECPVGTDIEKNNNKKKVFRIRSRLLNEYYKTNKHQEEKKLFSILKLAIILLLILLIINVYRFIFKKTLYQCLYSWLLTCPDNRDYCVLWWQKYPVVERLIWSIINHIENVISIY; this is encoded by the coding sequence ATGTCTAGTGATTATGTGTTGATTGATTACCCGTATGAATGCCCTGTCGGAAcagatattgaaaaaaacaacaataaaaagaaagttttCAGAATTCGCTCCAGGCTTTTAAACGAATATTACAAAACCAATAAACatcaagaagaaaaaaaactattctCGATTTTGAAACTTGCTATAATTTTGCTATTAATTTTActaattattaatgtttataggttcatttttaaaaaaacccTTTATCAATGCCTATATTCTTGGCTTTTGACTTGCCCAGATAATAGAGATTATTGTGTATTATGGTGGCAAAAATATCCCGTCGTAGAGCGTCTTATTTGGTCAATTATTAATCATATAGAAAACGTTATAAGCATTTACTAG